The region ACTCATCAAAAGCACTGTTAATAAAGCTATGTAAAAAATCTTCAGCCATATTTTTTCTTTATCTTTTTATCCTTTGTCTTCTTTATTGTTCTCTTTTTTATATACCTGTAGTTTGGAATAAATGGTTTCTGAAATATTCTTTTCAATAGAAGAAAGATACTCCGAAATACTCCACGACAACTTATAACCATCGGCATGTAATTCAATACCACTGATCATTTCAGGATTGGTTTTAAATGTAAGCTCAATGGAATTGCCCAACATTTCTTTTAATGTTTTTTCAATTTCTTTTTGTTGCGACGGAATCAAATGGAAGGTGCTGCTTACCATAACCGCATGCTTTGATGTTGAAAATGCTGACGATAATTTTTTCTTTTCTTCATCAACTAAATCATTCAAACGTTTGATGAAAACACTTACTATTCTTTGCTCGAGCGTGTCGTCAGCAAGTTCTTTCAATATTTTCCCGGCTATAGAAAAAACTTCTGCCTGTGTTTTCCGCATTATTGCAAGACTTAAATTTTTCTGTTCTTCTTTAAACGTAGTTTTCAGTTTTTCTCTTAAAGCCTCCGATTCTTTTAATGCTTCTTCGAGCAGAAGTTGTTTTTTTGTTTTTATTTCATCAACCGCCTGATTCCATTGGTCGTTAC is a window of Bacteroidales bacterium DNA encoding:
- a CDS encoding F0F1 ATP synthase subunit delta — translated: MLINWFTVFAQVINFLILVWLLKRFLYKPILKAIAERENQITAKLKDAEAKKSEAENERDEFLKKNREFAQQRNDQWNQAVDEIKTKKQLLLEEALKESEALREKLKTTFKEEQKNLSLAIMRKTQAEVFSIAGKILKELADDTLEQRIVSVFIKRLNDLVDEEKKKLSSAFSTSKHAVMVSSTFHLIPSQQKEIEKTLKEMLGNSIELTFKTNPEMISGIELHADGYKLSWSISEYLSSIEKNISETIYSKLQVYKKENNKEDKG